The following proteins are encoded in a genomic region of Coffea eugenioides isolate CCC68of chromosome 6, Ceug_1.0, whole genome shotgun sequence:
- the LOC113775967 gene encoding RING-H2 finger protein ATL52-like, with protein MGNSPIPYSPPPTTSNNMPLLYYGMVVVGTAALILAVYNLIILRWCSQSQADRPRQGMAAPLRFEAASASSQSLDSLHVNLISSFKYKKGGSSRDEAHYSQYECAVCLSVYEEDEELRQLPRCKHSFHASCIDMWLYSHLDCPLCRSPVDPPVLNRVLNEPTRRAGQSREGLQISSRIPV; from the coding sequence ATGGGAAACTCTCCAATCCCCTACTCACCACCCCCAACAACATCAAACAATATGCCTTTGTTATATTATGGAATGGTGGTTGTCGGGACAGCAGCTCTAATTCTTGCAGTATACAACTTGATCATCCTGAGATGGTGCTCTCAGAGTCAGGCAGACAGGCCACGTCAAGGCATGGCTGCTCCGTTGCGGTTCGAGGCTGCTTCAGCATCAAGTCAGAGCTTGGATAGCCTTCATGTGAACTTGATTTCCAgtttcaagtacaagaaaggaGGGTCATCAAGAGATGAAGCTCACTATAGCCAGTACGAATGTGCAGTTTGCTTATCTGTGTATGAAGAGGATGAAGAATTGAGGCAGCTTCCAAGGTGCAAACACTCGTTTCATGCTTCTTGTATAGATATGTGGCTGTACTCTCATCTGGACTGTCCTCTTTGCCGTTCTCCGGTGGATCCGCCAGTCCTGAACCGGGTTCTCAACGAACCTACAAGGCGGGCAGGGCAATCCAGAGAAGGATTGCAAATCTCCAGTAGGATCCCCGTGTAA
- the LOC113774764 gene encoding vacuolar protein sorting-associated protein 2 homolog 1 → MSFLFGKRKTPAELLRENKRMLDKSIRDIERERQGLQAQEKKLIAEIKKSAKQGQMGAVKVMAKDLIRTRHQIEKFYKLKSQLQGVSLRIQTLKSTQAMGEAMKGVTKAMGQMNRQMNLPSLQRIMQEFERQNEKMEMVSEVMGDAIDEALEGDEEEEETEELVSQVLDEIGIDINSELVNAPSSAVAAPAAKTKVPQAEATGNDDSGIDSDLQARLDNLRRM, encoded by the exons ATGAGCTTCTTATTCGGCAAGCGGAAAACTCCCGCAG AACTCCTGCGGGAGAATAAACGGATGCTGGATAAATCGATCAGAGATATAGAAAGGGAGAGACAGGGATTACAAGCACAGGAGAAGAAGCTGATCGCGGAGATAAAGAAAAGTGCTAAGCAAGGCCAAATG GGAGCTGTCAAAGTAATGGCAAAAGATCTTATCAGAACAAGACACCAAATTGAAAAATTCTATAAGCTCAAGTCTCAGCTCCAAGGTGTATCCCTCAGAATTCAG ACCTTAAAATCAACCCAAGCAATGGGAGAGGCAATGAAAGGTGTTACGAAGGCAATGGGGCAGATGAATAGGCAGATGAACTTGCCATCATTACAGAGAATAATGCAGGAATTTGAGAGACAGAATGAAAAGATGGAAATGGTGAGTGAGGTGATGGGCGATGCTATTGATGAGGCTTTGGAAGGGgatgaggaagaagaagaaacagaaGAATTGGTGAGCCAAGTCCTTGATGAGATTGGTATCGACATCAATTCCGAG CTCGTGAATGCACCTTCATCAGCTGTGGCTGCCCCAGCTGCAAAGACTAAAGTTCCACAAGCTGAGGCAACTGGAAATGATGACAGTGGCATAGATAGTGACTTACAGGCCAGGTTAGACAACTTGAGAAGGATGTGA
- the LOC113772922 gene encoding mechanosensitive ion channel protein 10-like: MEGGAVLKQKGGTDEVVLMIPNPQQTSKSTKQIGGLNGNTTTPTILESTTSFYSYSAMEQGNVQSTTVQMSTSSSSPATGRLSSPVLNPPSTSNQPPSETSTGSISIRRRPLAQFRCPKPKSRLVEPPQPPKVKLIEDANIQPPAPTTTSPYRSPIRRTSTPNTPKTTGSITPKTPLMASPGYHEDQEDDDDDDGGGVYQPGYIPDQFEKKRHSKKVEFIILIEWIALFSILGFLIVSLTVDKLSSLYVSGLRIWRWCVLVLVFFCGHLVTQWFTELLVFVIERNYLLKNKVLYFLYSLRKSFRVSLWLGLVLIAWALLINRGVKRSRHTMRVLNHITRALASSLIGSVMWMVKTFLVKLLASSYHVQAFFDKIQESIFHQYVLQTLSGPALMENADTAGRFRNSGRLSFKYSMKGKQKGKGDEVVNVDKLYNLTREKISSFTMNGLVQVIRTSGLSTISDVLERSDDDEEVPQKEIVSEVEAKAAARDIFKKVAKSGNRYIDEGDLLRFFPPEEVGNVLPLFEGTAQTGQIMKASFKSWVVKVYNERKYLAHSLNDAKTAVEELNKISSAIILVVIIIVWLLLMGFATTKVLVFISSQLLLVVFMFGNTAKTVFEAMVFVFGTHPFDVGDRCVVDGVQMIVEEMNILTTIFLRYDNQMIYYPNSILATKPITNFNRSPPLGDSVEFSVDFSTSVESIAALKAKLKGYLESKPEQWQPSHSVQIKEIEDVNKLKMALYVTHAINSSSSQRSSHRSDLVLELKKIFEVLQINYHLLPQEVHVRYVGSEFPPSNTY, encoded by the exons ATGGAAGGTGGAGCAGTCTTGAAACAGAAAGGAGGGACAGATGAGGTTGTactaatgattccaaatccCCAACAAACTTCAAAATCGACCAAACAGATTGGTGGGTTGAACGGAAATACTACAACTCCTACAATTCTTGAATCTACTACTTCATTCTATTCTTACTCTGCAATGGAGCAAGGAAATGTCCAGTCAACAACCGTACAAATGagcacttcttcttcttctccagcAACGGGCAGGTTGAGTAGTCCAGTGCTGAATCCACCATCAACATCAAACCAACCTCCATCTGAAACAAGTACCGGTAGTATTAGTATTCGGAGGCGGCCATTAGCCCAGTTTCGATGCCCCAAGCCTAAGTCAAGACTAGTGGAGCCGCCACAGCCTCCCAAAGTGAAGCTTATTGAGGACGCTAACATACAACCACCTGCACCTACGACAACCTCGCCTTACAGGAGCCCGATACGAAGGACTAGTACTCCCAACACTCCGAAGACTACAGGTTCAATTACCCCGAAAACTCCATTAATGGCATCGCCAGGATATCATGAAGATCaagaggatgatgatgatgatgatggtggTGGAGTTTACCAGCCTGGGTATATCCCGGATcagtttgaaaagaaaagacatAGTAAAAAAGTGGAATTTATCATTTTAATTGAATGGATTGCATTGTTTAGCATATTGGGTTTTTTGATTGTTAGCTTAACTGTAGATAAATTGAGTAGTTTGTACGTTTCGGGATTGCGCATATGGAGATGGTGTGTGTTGGTATTGGTGTTTTTCTGTGGGCATTTGGTTACTCAATGGTTTACTGAGTTGTTAGTGTTTGTGATTGAAAGGAATTATTTGCTTAAGAACAAGgttttatattttctttatagTTTGAGGAAGAGTTTTCGAGTATCGCTTTGGTTGGGCTTGGTTCTGATAGCTTGGGCATTGTTGATTAATAGAGGGGTCAAGCGGTCAAGGCATACTATGAGAGTACTGAATCATATTACAagggctcttgcatctagtcttATTGGATCAGTTATGTGGATGGTAAAGACTTTCCTAGTAAAGCTATTAGCTTCTTCATATCATGTCCAGGCATTCTTTGATAAGATTCAAGAATCCATTTTTCATCAGTATGTTCTTCAGACCCTTTCAGGCCCTGCATTGATGGAAAATGCTGATACAGCTGGACGGTTCAGGAATAGCGGGAGGTTGAGCTTCAAGTACTCAATGAAAGGgaaacaaaaggggaaaggggATGAGGTGGTTAATGTGGATAAACTTTACAATCTGACACGAGAGAAGATTTCTTCTTTCACAATGAATGGGTTAGTGCAAGTAATAAGGACTTCAGGATTATCAACTATTTCTGATGTGCTTGAGCGGAGCGATGATGACGAAGAGGTTCCACAGAAGGAGATTGTAAGTGAGGTTGAAGCAAAGGCTGCTGCTAGAGATATTTTTAAGAAAGTAGCCAAGTCTGGCAACAG GTATATTGATGAAGGAGATCTTTTGCGGTTTTTTCCACCTGAGGAAGTTGGTAATGTGCTTCCACTATTCGAAGGAACTGCACAAACTGGACAGATCATGAAAGCATCCTTCAAGAGTTGGGTG GTAAAGGTCTACAATGAACGGAAATATCTAGCACATTCTCTGAATGATGCCAAAACAGCTGTTGAAGAGCTTAACAAGATCTCTTCTGCAATTATTTTAGTAGTCATCATTATAGTGTGGTTGCTGTTGATGGGATTTGCTACAACTAAAGTGTTGGTCTTCATTTCATCTCAACTTCTACTGGTGGTCTTCATGTTTGGCAACACAGCCAAAACGGTATTTGAAGCAATGGTCTTCGTATTTGGAACCCACCCGTTTGATGTTGGCGATAGATGCGTTGTCGATGGGGTGCAG ATGATTGTTGAAGAGATGAACATTTTGACAACAATCTTCTTGAGATATGACAATCAGATGATATACTATCCAAATAGCATTCTTGCTACTAAACCAATCACCAACTTTAATAGAAGTCCACCGTTGGGTGATTCTGTGGAGTTTTCTGTCGATTTTTCCACTTCAGTCGAGAGCATAGCAGCTCTAAAGGCCAAACTAAAAGG GTATTTGGAGAGCAAGCCTGAACAGTGGCAGCCTAGCCACAGCGTCCAGATCAAGGAAATTGAGGATGTGAACAAGCTCAAGATGGCTCTCTACGTTACTCATGCCATAAACTCATCATCATCGCAGAGAAGCAGCCACAGATCTGATCTAGTCCTTGAGctgaagaaaatttttgaagttcTTCAAATCAATTATCATCTACTTCCTCAAGAAGTGCATGTCAGATATGTTGGATCAGAGTTTCCTCCATCTAACACCTATTGA